From a single Methanofollis sp. W23 genomic region:
- a CDS encoding carbohydrate-binding protein, with the protein MNRSMLRLLLLASVLICLMPAVSAAATLNVAASDSSQDAKAQADYVCDGNSDQVEITNALNAAGNGGTVHLAAGTYSTQGSIKMAPGTTLMGSGEDKTRIDIQGNWDGVFANENTHLEGFTVSGQGAVWIQYSHVSVQSVTVTGDTRMNGGFTVWCPGHSLTDISFKDCTAIDLTWTGFNIDATSAGLKVSDITYENCKAIRCGADDNSHPWSAGFIFVEHNDLENALIKDCYAEDNWESGFHIEAAPTTKNVVFENCTSKNNGLRKQARFPESDTQQDMNLIFGAGFFLNNGVTVKDCTAIGNHHGFMIWSSNGAKFENCYSKDSEASDYFLIHWNGFKSPNVFTNCVSENAGGYAIDASNTNDVRFENFKIIDAEGVDGYMIRLGKYYPAIGRDLPCQNSYFDLTIEGGPENILYSHYGVNSVLEGTATGNYAENPYKVVSPSSGMDTAGLKITRSTDPVDPTPTPTPTPDPDPTPKPVERHTLPGTVEAEDYDQGGEGVGYHDTDAVNEGGEYREDGVDIEYWAKNGATTIAYAYPGEWLQYSVNVTEAGTYDADFTVASAMNGQSMMVLVDGEEIAAVEAPNTGSWGTFTTMRKTFDLSEGDHTFKVAFDGSLNLDKIAFARNTTSGSNPDDGSGGDSGSEDGSGTDMGAAVPGTIEAEDYDEGGEGVAYHDTDDVNEGGAYRKDGVDIEYWKASDITTIAYAFPGEWLQYTVDVAEAGTYDVACTVASAMDGQAMKVLVDDEEVATMTSPNTGSWGKFTAVKKSVELPAGTHVIKVVFEGSLNFDKMVLSASESSGSDSGDKAAIALPGSFEAEDYNEGGEGVAYHDTDAVNEGGAYRKDGVDIENWEKVGVTTIAYAYAGEWLQYTVDVAEAGTYDMACTVASAMDGQAMKVLVDGEEVATMTSPNTGSWGTFTTVKKSVELPAGEHTLRLVFDGSLNLDRVAVTKGQDAVSFTVQAEDYDEGGEGVAYHDRDAENRGGAYRQEGVDIEYWEKNGVTTVAYAFPGEWLQYTVDVPRAGTYDATFTVASAMNGQAMKVLVDGKEVATVTSPNTGSWGTFTTVKKSIPLPGGEHTIRVAFDGSLNLDKFSFASASGS; encoded by the coding sequence ATGAACAGATCAATGTTGCGCCTCCTGCTCCTGGCTTCAGTGCTCATATGCCTGATGCCAGCGGTCAGTGCTGCTGCCACCCTCAACGTGGCTGCATCTGACAGTTCGCAGGATGCAAAGGCACAGGCAGATTATGTCTGTGACGGTAATTCCGACCAGGTTGAGATCACAAATGCGCTCAACGCGGCCGGGAACGGCGGCACGGTTCACCTTGCCGCCGGGACGTACAGCACACAAGGCAGTATCAAGATGGCACCTGGGACAACACTCATGGGCTCTGGCGAAGACAAGACCAGGATCGATATCCAAGGTAACTGGGACGGTGTATTCGCCAACGAGAATACCCACCTCGAGGGGTTCACCGTATCAGGCCAAGGTGCCGTCTGGATCCAGTACAGCCACGTCTCAGTCCAGAGTGTGACCGTGACCGGTGACACCCGGATGAACGGCGGGTTCACGGTCTGGTGTCCTGGACACAGCCTCACCGACATCTCGTTCAAGGACTGCACTGCCATCGACCTGACCTGGACAGGGTTCAACATCGATGCGACCAGTGCTGGCCTGAAGGTCTCCGACATCACGTATGAGAACTGCAAGGCGATCCGGTGTGGTGCCGACGACAACTCGCACCCCTGGTCTGCAGGATTCATCTTCGTAGAGCACAACGACCTTGAGAACGCACTGATCAAAGACTGCTACGCAGAGGACAACTGGGAATCCGGCTTCCACATCGAAGCGGCCCCCACCACAAAGAACGTTGTCTTCGAGAACTGTACAAGCAAGAACAACGGTCTCAGAAAACAGGCACGGTTCCCTGAATCTGACACCCAGCAGGACATGAACCTCATCTTCGGTGCAGGGTTCTTCCTCAACAACGGGGTCACGGTGAAGGACTGCACGGCGATCGGGAACCATCACGGGTTCATGATCTGGTCGTCGAATGGTGCGAAGTTCGAGAACTGCTACTCCAAGGACTCGGAAGCCTCTGACTACTTCCTGATCCACTGGAACGGCTTCAAATCTCCGAATGTCTTCACCAACTGTGTGAGCGAGAACGCAGGCGGGTATGCCATCGATGCCTCGAACACCAATGACGTGAGGTTCGAGAACTTCAAGATCATCGACGCAGAGGGTGTCGACGGCTACATGATCAGGCTCGGGAAGTACTACCCGGCAATCGGTCGAGACCTGCCATGCCAGAACTCGTACTTCGACCTGACTATCGAAGGCGGGCCTGAGAACATCCTGTATTCGCACTATGGTGTGAACAGCGTCCTCGAAGGGACGGCAACCGGCAACTATGCGGAGAACCCGTACAAGGTTGTCTCGCCGTCGTCAGGTATGGACACTGCAGGACTGAAGATCACGCGGTCCACCGACCCGGTGGACCCCACCCCGACCCCAACCCCAACCCCAGATCCTGACCCAACCCCTAAGCCGGTGGAGAGGCACACTCTCCCTGGCACGGTCGAGGCCGAGGACTATGACCAGGGCGGAGAAGGGGTCGGTTATCATGACACCGATGCCGTGAACGAAGGCGGAGAATACCGCGAGGACGGCGTTGATATTGAATACTGGGCGAAGAACGGCGCGACCACCATCGCCTATGCATATCCGGGCGAGTGGCTCCAGTACTCGGTCAATGTCACCGAGGCAGGGACCTATGACGCCGACTTCACCGTCGCATCCGCCATGAACGGGCAGTCTATGATGGTGCTCGTCGATGGCGAGGAGATCGCCGCTGTTGAAGCCCCGAACACCGGGTCATGGGGTACGTTCACGACAATGAGAAAGACCTTCGACCTCTCCGAAGGAGACCACACATTCAAAGTCGCCTTCGACGGATCGCTGAACCTGGACAAGATCGCCTTTGCCAGGAACACCACCTCCGGTTCAAACCCTGATGACGGCTCTGGCGGCGACTCAGGCTCAGAGGACGGGTCAGGCACTGATATGGGTGCCGCCGTCCCTGGCACCATTGAGGCCGAAGATTATGACGAAGGCGGCGAAGGCGTCGCCTATCATGACACCGACGACGTGAACGAAGGCGGGGCATACCGCAAAGACGGCGTCGATATTGAATACTGGAAAGCCAGTGATATCACTACCATCGCCTATGCATTCCCTGGCGAGTGGCTCCAGTACACCGTCGACGTCGCCGAAGCAGGGACGTACGATGTGGCGTGCACCGTTGCTTCAGCCATGGACGGGCAGGCCATGAAGGTTCTCGTCGACGACGAAGAAGTCGCGACCATGACCTCGCCGAACACCGGATCCTGGGGAAAATTCACCGCGGTGAAGAAGAGTGTCGAACTCCCTGCCGGGACACATGTCATCAAGGTGGTCTTTGAAGGATCCCTGAACTTCGACAAGATGGTGCTCTCAGCATCTGAATCGTCAGGTTCTGACTCAGGAGACAAGGCAGCAATTGCACTCCCTGGATCATTTGAAGCCGAAGATTATAACGAAGGCGGCGAGGGCGTCGCCTATCATGACACCGACGCCGTGAACGAAGGCGGGGCATACCGCAAAGATGGTGTCGATATCGAGAACTGGGAGAAGGTCGGCGTCACCACCATCGCCTACGCCTATGCAGGCGAGTGGCTCCAGTACACCGTTGACGTTGCCGAAGCAGGGACGTATGATATGGCGTGCACCGTCGCCTCAGCCATGGACGGGCAGGCCATGAAGGTCCTCGTCGACGGCGAAGAGGTCGCGACCATGACCTCGCCAAACACCGGTTCGTGGGGCACGTTCACCACAGTGAAAAAGAGCGTCGAACTCCCTGCAGGTGAGCACACCCTCAGGCTTGTCTTTGACGGTTCCCTGAACCTCGACAGGGTCGCGGTCACGAAGGGTCAGGACGCAGTCTCCTTTACGGTCCAGGCCGAAGACTATGACGAGGGCGGCGAGGGTGTCGCCTATCATGACAGAGACGCGGAGAACAGGGGCGGTGCGTACCGTCAAGAAGGTGTCGACATCGAGTATTGGGAGAAGAATGGTGTTACCACCGTCGCCTATGCCTTCCCTGGCGAATGGCTCCAGTACACCGTTGACGTCCCACGAGCAGGGACCTATGACGCCACATTCACTGTCGCCTCAGCCATGAATGGGCAGGCCATGAAGGTCCTCGTCGACGGGAAAGAGGTCGCGACCGTGACCTCGCCGAACACAGGGTCGTGGGGCACATTCACCACGGTGAAGAAGAGCATTCCGCTCCCTGGCGGCGAGCACACCATCAGGGTGGCATTCGACGGTTCCCTGAACCTCGACAAGTTCTCCTTTGCCAGCGCATCCGGTTCTTGA
- a CDS encoding glycosyltransferase family 4 protein yields the protein MKVLMVTDNVAGGIVHYVSQLTNALAEEDETVLFAPIGIEKQHFSPKVRVEELPVGNTLRNFIINTALFPRAARFLAAVRREKPEVIHFQLTPPWFLLFFPFLRQYPMVTTIHDVRPHAGSRAFDQVLSNDAYLAHSDAVIVHGRWAKEVLGAGEKCHVIPHGDYAFFGDYKDHPSPAEEEKGTILFFGRLEEYKGLSYLLDAMPGVAERVPGARLIIAGNGDFSPYQDAVDPAWCEVHNRYIMDDEVAGLFRRASVVALPYIEGTQTGIVPIAYALKKPVVVTAVGSIPEVVEEGKTGHIVRPRDAGALEEALIDLLTDPRRCTEMGEAGYQKMRTELSWEIVAERTRAVYREIRKERERERDVGP from the coding sequence GTGAAGGTGTTGATGGTCACCGACAATGTCGCAGGGGGGATCGTCCACTATGTCTCCCAGCTTACAAACGCCCTAGCCGAAGAGGACGAGACCGTGCTCTTCGCCCCCATCGGGATAGAAAAGCAGCACTTCTCGCCAAAGGTGAGGGTGGAAGAACTGCCGGTCGGGAATACGCTCAGGAATTTTATTATAAACACCGCCCTGTTCCCGAGGGCGGCCCGATTTCTTGCGGCGGTCCGCAGGGAAAAACCCGAAGTGATCCATTTCCAGCTCACCCCGCCATGGTTCCTGCTCTTTTTCCCGTTCCTGCGGCAGTATCCAATGGTGACCACCATCCATGATGTCAGGCCTCACGCCGGGAGCAGGGCGTTCGACCAGGTTCTCAGCAACGACGCCTATCTCGCCCACTCTGACGCTGTCATCGTTCACGGGCGGTGGGCAAAAGAGGTGCTCGGTGCAGGCGAGAAGTGCCATGTGATCCCGCACGGCGACTATGCCTTCTTCGGGGACTATAAGGACCACCCCTCCCCTGCCGAAGAAGAAAAGGGAACAATTCTTTTTTTCGGGAGACTCGAGGAGTACAAAGGGCTTTCCTATCTTCTTGACGCGATGCCCGGCGTTGCAGAACGCGTCCCCGGCGCCAGACTCATCATCGCCGGGAACGGCGACTTCTCACCCTACCAGGACGCCGTCGACCCGGCCTGGTGCGAGGTGCACAACCGGTATATCATGGACGACGAAGTCGCAGGCCTCTTCAGGCGGGCGTCGGTGGTGGCTCTTCCGTACATCGAGGGCACCCAGACCGGGATCGTCCCGATCGCCTATGCCCTCAAGAAACCGGTGGTCGTGACCGCGGTCGGGAGCATTCCCGAGGTCGTGGAGGAGGGGAAGACCGGACACATCGTACGACCCAGGGACGCGGGCGCACTCGAAGAGGCATTGATAGACCTTCTCACCGATCCCAGGAGGTGCACGGAGATGGGGGAGGCCGGGTACCAGAAGATGCGGACTGAACTCTCATGGGAGATCGTTGCCGAACGGACACGTGCGGTATACCGCGAGATCAGAAAGGAGAGAGAGAGAGAGAGAGATGTCGGGCCTTGA
- a CDS encoding right-handed parallel beta-helix repeat-containing protein, which yields MGRQSTPWFFVVLMLPILSGAPVSAGVITIAAGGSSEVRGVDIVCDGVSDQVEIHAALEMAGDGGKVLLRPGTYYCDDSVTLKDGRHLEGTGEEQTTLTFADGWIGAVANDHTSLSDLTITGHGAVWVQGSHVLVQRVTVTGAPQMNGGYTVWAEGQVIEDVVFEDCTAVDLTWTGFNVDGRGDPILVRDLRYERCQAIRCGADDNSHPWSAGFILAEHNDLEDVVVRDCHAEDNWESGFHIEAAISVRNVLIENCTAVKNGIRKSQLFPESNSPETKGLTFGAGFTGIEASTLKDCTAQENYRGFFLWSTDGAYLEDCSAVRSFADDYSIVHHSGYTAGNSFIDCISTEAGRHALSIRNAANLKFENFTVCSPVGDGHSCIQIGGYEPSLDYDYPCESSSFDMNIIGGSSPNIVYVYLGRDLTLSGGIETSGSCPILIASDGQRAVGGKTTQGVTIEGMRIVMEGPGAAVRISETLPDAGSVSVRDTMIFGNSVSPGIRNDALGTVMVSNFSIKDHIERDGDETRPGIAIVGPMIDVIREIFSRISPIFNT from the coding sequence ATGGGCCGGCAAAGCACGCCCTGGTTCTTTGTTGTGCTGATGCTCCCGATCCTCTCTGGAGCTCCAGTATCTGCAGGTGTTATCACCATTGCCGCCGGGGGATCCTCAGAGGTACGAGGAGTCGATATTGTCTGCGACGGAGTCTCAGATCAGGTCGAGATCCATGCCGCGTTGGAAATGGCCGGAGACGGCGGGAAAGTTCTCCTCAGGCCTGGAACCTACTATTGCGACGACTCGGTCACGCTCAAGGATGGCCGGCATCTTGAGGGGACCGGTGAGGAACAGACAACCCTGACATTTGCAGACGGGTGGATCGGGGCGGTGGCAAATGATCACACCTCCCTCTCCGACCTGACGATCACCGGGCATGGTGCGGTCTGGGTCCAGGGGAGTCATGTCCTGGTCCAGCGGGTGACCGTCACCGGCGCCCCCCAGATGAATGGAGGCTACACGGTCTGGGCAGAAGGGCAGGTCATCGAGGACGTGGTCTTTGAGGACTGCACTGCCGTCGACCTGACCTGGACAGGGTTCAATGTGGATGGGAGAGGGGATCCGATTCTGGTACGGGATCTGCGGTACGAGCGCTGCCAGGCGATCAGGTGCGGCGCGGACGACAATTCACATCCATGGTCCGCGGGGTTCATCCTTGCAGAACACAATGACCTCGAAGATGTGGTGGTCAGGGATTGCCATGCTGAAGACAACTGGGAATCAGGGTTTCATATCGAGGCCGCGATCTCGGTACGCAATGTACTGATCGAGAACTGCACGGCGGTAAAGAACGGCATCAGAAAAAGTCAACTTTTTCCAGAATCAAATTCACCTGAGACGAAAGGCCTCACCTTCGGTGCCGGGTTTACCGGGATCGAAGCATCCACCTTGAAGGACTGTACTGCCCAGGAAAATTATCGTGGTTTTTTCCTCTGGTCAACAGACGGAGCATATCTTGAAGACTGCTCTGCAGTACGATCATTCGCGGACGACTATTCCATCGTTCATCACAGTGGTTACACCGCAGGCAACTCGTTTATAGATTGTATAAGCACTGAGGCAGGACGACACGCCCTCTCAATCCGGAATGCGGCAAACCTCAAATTTGAGAACTTCACGGTATGTTCCCCTGTTGGAGACGGGCACTCATGCATCCAGATCGGCGGATATGAGCCTTCTCTTGACTATGATTACCCGTGCGAGTCATCTTCCTTCGATATGAATATCATCGGAGGGAGCTCCCCAAATATCGTCTATGTGTACCTCGGGCGTGACCTCACCCTCTCCGGGGGGATCGAAACCTCGGGGTCATGCCCCATCCTGATCGCCAGTGACGGGCAGCGAGCGGTCGGGGGAAAGACGACACAGGGGGTGACCATCGAGGGGATGCGGATCGTGATGGAGGGGCCGGGAGCAGCGGTCCGCATCAGCGAGACACTCCCTGATGCGGGTAGCGTGAGTGTGCGAGATACCATGATATTTGGAAATTCAGTTTCCCCAGGAATAAGAAACGATGCCCTGGGGACCGTTATGGTATCGAATTTCTCTATCAAAGACCATATCGAGAGAGATGGAGATGAAACCCGTCCTGGGATAGCGATTGTCGGCCCAATGATTGATGTTATTCGAGAAATCTTTTCACGGATTTCCCCTATTTTTAATACATAA
- a CDS encoding DUF2206 domain-containing protein, translating to MSGLELRRWSWQRFVIISLSLLSVFWGSLFLEGIGAGIPLLRQISGFILLTFVPGLCLLRVMGIRRPIGVRTLVYTVGISLIFWMVLGFLINMVLPAFGIMSPLAGPFLLLWTSTALVVLLIMAAVTDRRAGVVHVPGRALPPGKSLLFFTLLPLLTGLGVYAKEIWGTNLVLIGVVLVIACIPIVIGAWRDAPREIYGLAIFSIALSLLLHTALISGHIWGWDINEELYFGTLAAQHGLWDHTLYSNVNAMLSIVMLIPLYSGVCAITPVWVLKLIYPFFFSLVPLGLYAAYRQQTSPLTAFFGAFFFVSFYVFFIEMVQLARQQIAELFLVLIILVFLDHALDRPHRAFLMGLFAFGLVTSHYGLTYLFLLTLIPSVILLLIAERDAVGRTVKGILGWWTHFSPVLTGKGVRVISISFVMLFCAFILSWYFFTSEAAALRAAAEIGENVLSSLQEELFTTDTSQGLHIILSPTQTPLHELYKILQLISQGLIVLGLLSIPVFALLKSRFSKDYYALSIMFLGLCIAGIALPYFSSALNTSRLYQISLIFISPFFVFGAMVVVGFITRLFRKDWNGAAITWGRTLIALFLAVFFLFNTGFIFEIANDGPTSPSLSELKEYPIFSEPEVVGASWLVAATDDQARKDRYLYGDDISWLVVRGFAAMNSWMISAEGTHAPEDSYLFFGDQNLRDRSVTATTSLKAVRMPVHLPLDQIILGRGKIYDAGTATAFR from the coding sequence ATGTCGGGCCTTGAACTCCGCCGCTGGTCATGGCAGCGTTTTGTCATCATCTCGCTTTCCCTCCTCTCTGTCTTCTGGGGATCGCTCTTCCTTGAAGGAATAGGGGCAGGCATCCCTCTTCTTAGGCAAATTAGCGGATTTATACTCCTTACTTTTGTCCCAGGGCTCTGCCTTCTCCGGGTCATGGGGATCAGACGACCCATTGGCGTAAGAACCCTGGTCTATACCGTCGGGATCAGCCTGATATTCTGGATGGTCCTCGGATTTCTCATCAATATGGTCCTCCCCGCCTTTGGGATCATGAGTCCGCTTGCTGGGCCTTTTCTTCTCCTCTGGACAAGCACAGCCCTGGTCGTCCTCCTGATCATGGCGGCCGTCACCGACCGCCGTGCAGGTGTGGTGCATGTACCAGGGAGGGCTCTCCCGCCCGGCAAATCCCTCCTCTTCTTCACCCTTCTCCCCCTGCTCACCGGACTGGGTGTCTATGCAAAGGAGATCTGGGGGACAAATCTCGTGTTAATAGGGGTCGTCCTCGTGATCGCCTGTATCCCGATCGTGATCGGAGCGTGGAGAGATGCACCCAGGGAGATCTATGGGCTTGCCATCTTCTCCATCGCCCTCTCCCTCCTCCTCCACACCGCCCTGATCTCAGGACATATCTGGGGGTGGGACATCAATGAAGAACTCTATTTCGGGACACTTGCCGCCCAGCACGGGCTCTGGGACCATACCCTGTACTCAAATGTCAATGCCATGCTCTCGATCGTGATGCTCATCCCTCTCTATTCAGGAGTCTGTGCGATCACGCCGGTCTGGGTACTCAAACTGATCTATCCATTTTTCTTCTCACTCGTCCCCCTTGGACTCTATGCAGCCTACCGGCAGCAGACGTCACCACTCACCGCCTTTTTCGGGGCGTTCTTCTTTGTCTCGTTCTATGTCTTTTTCATCGAGATGGTCCAGCTTGCACGCCAACAGATCGCGGAACTCTTTCTCGTTCTCATCATACTCGTCTTCCTGGACCATGCACTCGACCGCCCGCACCGTGCATTCCTAATGGGGCTCTTCGCCTTTGGCCTGGTGACCTCACACTATGGACTTACGTACCTCTTTCTCCTCACTCTCATCCCTTCGGTCATCCTCCTCCTCATCGCAGAACGCGACGCCGTCGGCAGGACGGTGAAGGGGATCCTGGGATGGTGGACGCATTTCTCCCCGGTCCTGACCGGTAAGGGAGTGCGGGTAATCAGTATCTCTTTTGTCATGCTCTTCTGTGCATTTATTCTCAGTTGGTATTTTTTCACCAGCGAAGCCGCCGCACTCAGGGCCGCTGCAGAAATCGGGGAGAATGTATTGAGCAGTCTTCAAGAAGAACTGTTCACGACAGACACCTCACAGGGATTGCATATCATCCTCTCCCCCACACAGACCCCACTCCATGAACTCTACAAGATCCTCCAGCTCATCTCGCAGGGCCTGATCGTCCTTGGACTGCTCTCAATACCGGTCTTCGCCCTCTTGAAGTCCAGGTTCTCAAAAGATTATTATGCCCTCTCCATCATGTTCCTCGGGCTCTGTATAGCCGGGATTGCACTTCCATACTTCTCAAGCGCCCTGAACACCTCGCGGCTCTACCAGATCTCGCTTATTTTCATCTCACCTTTCTTTGTATTTGGCGCCATGGTGGTCGTCGGCTTCATCACAAGACTGTTCCGAAAAGATTGGAACGGAGCCGCCATCACCTGGGGACGCACCCTTATAGCACTCTTTCTTGCAGTTTTTTTCCTTTTCAACACCGGTTTCATCTTTGAAATTGCAAATGACGGGCCAACATCCCCTTCACTCTCCGAACTCAAAGAATACCCCATTTTTTCAGAACCTGAGGTCGTGGGTGCATCCTGGCTTGTCGCCGCGACCGATGACCAGGCACGCAAAGACCGCTACCTGTATGGGGACGACATCTCCTGGTTGGTGGTCAGAGGGTTTGCGGCGATGAACTCCTGGATGATCTCTGCCGAAGGAACGCACGCGCCAGAGGATTCATACCTCTTTTTTGGAGATCAAAATCTCAGAGATCGATCTGTCACCGCGACCACCTCACTGAAGGCGGTCAGGATGCCGGTCCATCTCCCCCTGGACCAGATCATTCTCGGGAGAGGGAAGATCTACGACGCAGGCACCGCTACGGCGTTCAGATAA
- a CDS encoding serine O-acetyltransferase codes for MSSKGLSTVILADLNRYYSYHGRDITTEGKTAIIRGAIIHLVFSRGFRAIFYYRLRNHAEKKNIRFLGGVIGIIDVLSNSIEIHPRARIGPGLFMPHPQCIVIGAGAVLGSNVTINQGVTVGASPGKEIEGQTEPVVEDNVLLGAGAKVLGPVTIGANAMIGANAVVVRDIPAWAVAVGVPAEVVNRVETPYHELLERAYQREII; via the coding sequence ATGTCCTCGAAAGGGCTCTCGACGGTCATACTCGCTGACCTGAATAGGTATTATTCCTATCATGGCAGGGACATCACCACTGAAGGAAAGACCGCCATCATCAGGGGGGCCATCATTCACCTTGTCTTTTCCAGGGGATTCAGGGCAATCTTCTATTACCGTCTCAGAAATCATGCAGAAAAAAAGAATATCCGTTTTCTCGGCGGGGTGATCGGCATTATCGATGTGTTGTCAAACAGTATCGAGATCCACCCCCGTGCCAGGATTGGTCCTGGTCTTTTTATGCCGCATCCCCAATGCATCGTCATCGGCGCCGGGGCCGTCCTTGGTTCAAATGTCACCATAAACCAGGGCGTCACCGTCGGGGCTTCGCCGGGCAAGGAGATAGAGGGGCAGACTGAACCGGTGGTCGAGGACAATGTCCTCCTCGGGGCAGGTGCGAAGGTTCTCGGACCGGTCACCATCGGAGCAAATGCCATGATCGGGGCGAATGCTGTGGTGGTCAGAGATATCCCTGCCTGGGCGGTTGCAGTCGGGGTGCCTGCAGAGGTCGTCAACAGGGTGGAGACCCCCTATCATGAACTCCTCGAACGTGCCTATCAGAGAGAAATTATCTGA